A single window of Salmo salar chromosome ssa21, Ssal_v3.1, whole genome shotgun sequence DNA harbors:
- the LOC106582119 gene encoding probable G-protein coupled receptor 156 isoform X1, giving the protein MEPELNCSSHCDSGLCLIHPGVNTQEDLEILQRLCTLSTMGVELQRQSLSPVLCAVVWTILSCGILLAFCFLLFTLRFKNNRIVKMSSPNLNVLTLCGSVLTYSSGFLFAFEERAHLQGGGVRAILQARIWMFCIGSTLVFGPILGKTWRLYRVFTQRVPDKRVIIRDIQLMGLVALLILLDLLVLTAWSLTDPVKCALSIGAMVKVVERELSYSLSQLDSCSSLYSDLWVILLAVMKGSLLLYGTYLAGLTSNVSLPPVNQSPTIMTAVSLVTLSTAVAVPVSRFLQAWPNVVYSVVAGAIFICTLATNCMLFVPQLTQWRRFEEEHNNLSQMAKYFSSPSKSVHSVYSQDEVYYLLGENNSMKRLLNEKNAVIDSLQEQVNNAKDKLLRLMSNTHPHEDQEMDSSTTNLHSSSTQTTVVPSDCSPIPLPQRDVAEPTLSSPPFSPPPLSAPPTTSALCTPPSESTSAPLSSPPPPALSFSPGDWVNVKPCSVEFGPYIQGAGMETEAGGRKVEGTVSQQQCGEERSHLPVSPQPSVSFKTGVRTPGEMGGTQTTPSCQSNYVISSSTLPPVGLAPAQSELSGCHGDTTSPWMAGVRQAGFVSSEQLQEILQELSVDTVMETALRSPNHSRGFRRPSQPSSTNPSVLSPLSLCTPHSPNLPLLFRYPSISPYVMRKRRPPFHSPRGGPPPCYYPGSEPPGWGRRRDTGLSQPDKHSSKTQPLLNPVATETNHLCPDDSDGEEGVEAWHRVTNRCGRRGSRWEHRPPPLRKCPPDGYGGGEGGPGREHGRDSYGYWDSDSSSLADYSYYHRPYCDACLQHGSYPSSDSSSSDSSDSEYGGFTSLCRSTHPEVNFKEDLKPTFV; this is encoded by the exons ATGGGAGTGGAGCTGCAGAGGCAGTCTCTCTCCCCAGTGCTCTGTGCAGTGGTCTGGACTATTCTCTCCTGTGGCATCCTGCTGGCATTCTGCTTCCTGCTCTTTACCCTGCGCTTCAAGAACAACAg gatAGTGAAGATGTCTAGTCCTAACCTCAATGTGCTGACTCTGTGTGGGAGTGTCCTCACCTACAGCAGTGGATTCCTATTCGCTTTTGAGGAACGCGCCCACCTACAAGGGGGAGGAGTGAGAGCTATACTAcag GCCAGGATCTGGATGTTTTGTATCGGCAGCACTCTGGTATTTGGGCCCATCCTGGGGAAAACATGGCGGCTGTACAGAGTATTCACCCAACGCGTACCTGACAAGAGAGTG ATCATCAGAGACATCCAGTTGATGGGCTTGGTAGCTCTGTTGATTCTGCTGGACCTGCTGGTTCTGACCGCCTGGAGTCTAACCGACCCGGTCAAATGTGCACTGTCCATTGGGGCTATGGTCAAGGTGGTGGAGAGGGAATTGTCCTACTCTCTGTCTCAGCTGgactcctgttcctctctctattcAGACCTGTGGGTTATCCTCCTCGCTGTGATGAAG GGTAGCCTGCTCCTGTATGGGACCTACCTGGCCGGTCTGACCAGCAACGTCAGCCTCCCTCCGGTCAACCAGTCCCCCACCATCATGACCGCGGTCAGCCTGGTCACCCTGTCCACGGCGGTGGCGGTCCCAGTGTCGCGGTTCCTGCAGGCCTGGCCTAACGTGGTCTATAGCGTGGTAGCTGGAGCCATCTTCATCTGTACCCTCGCCACCAACTGTATGCTGTTTGTACCTCAG TTAACCCAGTGGCGTCGGTTTGAGGAGGAGCACAACAACCTTAGCCAGATGGCGAAGTACTTCAGCAGCCCCAGTAAGAGTGTCCACTCTGTCTACAGCCAGGATGAAGTCTACTATCTACTGGGGGAGAACAACTCTATGAAGAGGCTCCTCAATGAG AAGAATGCTGTAATTGACAGTCTGCAGGAGCAGGTGAACAACGCCAAAGACAAGCTATTGCGCCTCATGTCCAATACCCACCCCCACGAGGACCAGGAAATGGACTCTTCcaccaccaacctccactcttccTCCACCCAGACCACAGTGGTGCCGTCCGACTGCTCTCCAATTCCCCTGCCACAGAGAGACGTAGCAGAACctaccctctcttctcctcccttctctccacctcctctgtcTGCTCCTCCCACTACATCTGCTCTCTGTACACCTCCTTCTGAATcgacctctgctcctctctcttctcctccccctcctgccctctctttctccccagggGATTGGGTGAATGTTAAACCGTGCAGTGTAGAGTTTGGCCCATACATCCAGGGTGcagggatggagacagaggcAGGGGGGCGTAAGGTTGAGGGGACTGTGTCCCAGCAGCAGTGTGGAGAGGAAAGGTCTCACCTCCCAGTCTCCCCTCAGCCCTCTGTTTCTTTCAAGACAGGAGTCAGAACACCAGGGGAGATGGGAGGGACACAAACCACACCCTCCTGTCAGTCAAACTATGTCATTTCCTCATCCACTCTCCCCCCGGTGGGTTTGGCCCCTGCTCAGTCGGAACTGTCAGGTTGCCATGGCGATACCACATCGCCGTGGATGGCAGGTGTCAGGCAGGCAGGGTTTGTGAGCAGTGAGCAGCTGCAGGAGATACTCCAGGAACTGAGCGTGGACACTGTCATGGAAACGGCCCTCCGCTCACCAAATCACAGCAGGGGGTTCAGGAGACCCTCTCAGCCCTCCTCGACcaatccctctgtcctctctcctctctccctctgcactCCTCATTCCCccaatctccctctcctcttccgctACCCCAGTATCTCCCCCTACGTAATGAGGAAACGCAGACCTCCATTCCATTCCCCCAGAGGGGGGCCTCCGCCCTGTTACTACCCAGGCTCCGAGCCTCCTGGTtggggaaggaggagggacacGGGGCTCTCACAACCAGACAAGCACTCCTCAAAAACACAACCTCTGCTCAATCCTGTCGCCACAGAGACTAATCATCTCTGCCCCGACGACAGTGATGGAGAAGAAGGGGTAGAGGCGTGGCATAGGGTAACAAACAGGTGCGGGAGGCGCGGCTCAAGGTGGGAGCACCGGCCACCACCCCTTCGAAAATGCCCTCCAGATGGTTACGGGGGGGGTGAGGGAGGGCCAGGCAGAGAACATGGCAGGGACTCGTATGGTTACTGGGACTCAGACTCCAGCAGCTTGGCTGACTACTCCTACTACCATCGTCCCTACTGCGACGCCTGCCTGCAACACGGCTCCTACCCCTCCAGCGACAGCTCCTCCTCAGACTCCTCGGACAGTGAGTATGGCGGCTTCACCAGTCTCTGCCGCTCCACACATCCGGAGGTCAACTTCAAGGAGGACCTCAAACCGACCTTCGTATGA
- the LOC106582119 gene encoding zinc finger protein RFP isoform X2, giving the protein MYPQHDPDMASASSLLSEEQFLCPICLDVFTSPITTPCGHNFCKDCIHGYWHVTSPCQCPMCKQKFGRRPELKVNTFIAEMADQFRRSVEIRATATSTQDQPQAAQPGEVPCDVCTGRKIKALKSCLECLASYCETHLDPHHILATFKKHNLIEPVINIEDRVCKRHQKILELFCRSDQTYMCQVCTEKRHKRHNVVPLEEESRERRAQLGNMEDVMQQMIQGRLQKVKEIKHTVQSGKENAEREIRESLQVFTALVRSIQRSQAELIEVIEEKQKAAERRAEGLIKELEQEITELKRRSTGVKQLSLTEDHLHLIHSFPSLCTPPPAKDWSEIRVQSVVYVGTVRRAVRRAGSQFEETLKNEVKRLCETELTRTQQCAVDVTLDPDTAHPKLILSDNGKQVAHGNTALNLPDNPERFYPGISVLGRDGFSSGRFYYEVQVKGKTEWDIGVGRESVNKKGGNTLNPEHGYWTVGLRNRTEYWALSTPPVPLPLVDKPQRVGVYVDWEGGQVSFYDVDSRSHIYSFTGYIFAERLYAYFNPRKNNGGVNSAPLVISPVSDVTSSP; this is encoded by the coding sequence ACCCAGACATGGCTTCCGCCAGCAGCCTGCTGTCCGAGGAGCAGTTCCTGTGCCCCATCTGTCTAGACGTGTTCACCAGCCCAATCACCACCCCGTGTGGACACAACTTCTGCAAGGACTGCATACATGGCTACTGGCATGTCACCAGCCCGTGCCAGTGTCCCATGTGTAAGCAGAAATTCGGCAGAAGACCTGAgctcaaagtcaatactttcaTAGCTGAGATGGCCGATCAGTTCAGAAGGTCAGTTGAAATTAGGGCTACTGCTACTAGTACACAGGACCAACCCCAAGCAGCCCAACCTGGAGAAGTGCCCTGTGACGTCTGCACTGGGAGGAAAATCAAGGCCTTGAAGTCCTGCCTGgagtgtctggcctcttactgtgagactcacctagATCCTCACCATATACTGGCCACCTTCAAGAAACACAATCTGATTGAGCCTGTGATTAACATAGAGGACAGAGTGTGTAAGCGGCACCAGAAAATTCTGGAGCTGTTCTGTAGAAGTGACCAGACGTACATGTGTCAGGTTTGCACTGAGAAAAGACATAAGAGACACAATGTTGTCCCTTTGGAGgaagaaagcagagagaggagggctcaGCTGGGGAATATGGAAGATGTAATGCAGCAGATGATTCAGGGTCGACTGCAGAAAGTGAAGGAGATCAAACACACAGTACAATCAGGCAAAgaaaatgcagagagagagattagggagAGCTTGCAGGTCTTCACTGCTCTGGTGCGCTCCATTCAGAGAAGCCAGGCTGAGCTCATTGAGGTGATTGAAGAGAAGCAGAAAGCAGCAGAGAGGCGGGCTGAAGGGCTCATTAAAGAGCTGGAGCAGGAAATCACTGAGCTAAAGAGGAGAAGCACTGGGGTGAAGCAGCTCTCACTCACTGAGGACCACCTCCACCTCATCCATAGCTTCCCATCCCTGTGCACCCCTCCACCCGCCAAGGACTGGTCCGAAATCAGAGTTCAAAGTGTTGTGTACGTAGGAACAGTGAGAAGAGCTGTGAGGAGAGCTGGATCCCAGTTTGAGGAGACACTGAAGAATGAAGTGAAAAGATTATGTGAAACAGAACTTACAAGAACTCAGCAGTGTGCCGTGGATGTGACCCTTGACCCTGATACAGCTCACCCTAAACTTATCCTCTCTGACAACGGTAAACAAGTGGCCCACGGCAATACAGCGCTGAACCTCCCTGACAACCCCGAGAGGTTTTACCCTGGTATCAGTGTCCTGGGGAGGGATGGCTTCTCCTCAGGGAGGTTCTACTACGAGGTGCAGGTGAAGGGGAAGACAGAGTGGGACataggagtggggagagagtcTGTCAACAAGAAAGGAGGGAATACCCTAAACCCTGAACATGGCTACTGGACAGTAGGCCTGAGGAACAGGACTGAGTACTGGGCTCTGTCGACCCCTCCTGTCCCCCTGCCACTGGTCGATAAGCCCCAGAGGGTGGGGGTGTACGTGGACTGGGAAGGGGGGCAGGTGTCCTTTTACGATGTGGATTCCAGATCTCATATCTACTCGTTCACCGGTTACATCTTCGCAGAAAGACTCTATGCATACTTCAACCCCCGAAAGAATAACGGTGGGGTCAACTCAGCACCATTGGTGATCTCTCCTGTCAGTGACGTTACCTCCTCACCTTAA
- the LOC106582119 gene encoding zinc finger protein RFP isoform X3, whose translation MASASSLLSEEQFLCPICLDVFTSPITTPCGHNFCKDCIHGYWHVTSPCQCPMCKQKFGRRPELKVNTFIAEMADQFRRSVEIRATATSTQDQPQAAQPGEVPCDVCTGRKIKALKSCLECLASYCETHLDPHHILATFKKHNLIEPVINIEDRVCKRHQKILELFCRSDQTYMCQVCTEKRHKRHNVVPLEEESRERRAQLGNMEDVMQQMIQGRLQKVKEIKHTVQSGKENAEREIRESLQVFTALVRSIQRSQAELIEVIEEKQKAAERRAEGLIKELEQEITELKRRSTGVKQLSLTEDHLHLIHSFPSLCTPPPAKDWSEIRVQSVVYVGTVRRAVRRAGSQFEETLKNEVKRLCETELTRTQQCAVDVTLDPDTAHPKLILSDNGKQVAHGNTALNLPDNPERFYPGISVLGRDGFSSGRFYYEVQVKGKTEWDIGVGRESVNKKGGNTLNPEHGYWTVGLRNRTEYWALSTPPVPLPLVDKPQRVGVYVDWEGGQVSFYDVDSRSHIYSFTGYIFAERLYAYFNPRKNNGGVNSAPLVISPVSDVTSSP comes from the coding sequence ATGGCTTCCGCCAGCAGCCTGCTGTCCGAGGAGCAGTTCCTGTGCCCCATCTGTCTAGACGTGTTCACCAGCCCAATCACCACCCCGTGTGGACACAACTTCTGCAAGGACTGCATACATGGCTACTGGCATGTCACCAGCCCGTGCCAGTGTCCCATGTGTAAGCAGAAATTCGGCAGAAGACCTGAgctcaaagtcaatactttcaTAGCTGAGATGGCCGATCAGTTCAGAAGGTCAGTTGAAATTAGGGCTACTGCTACTAGTACACAGGACCAACCCCAAGCAGCCCAACCTGGAGAAGTGCCCTGTGACGTCTGCACTGGGAGGAAAATCAAGGCCTTGAAGTCCTGCCTGgagtgtctggcctcttactgtgagactcacctagATCCTCACCATATACTGGCCACCTTCAAGAAACACAATCTGATTGAGCCTGTGATTAACATAGAGGACAGAGTGTGTAAGCGGCACCAGAAAATTCTGGAGCTGTTCTGTAGAAGTGACCAGACGTACATGTGTCAGGTTTGCACTGAGAAAAGACATAAGAGACACAATGTTGTCCCTTTGGAGgaagaaagcagagagaggagggctcaGCTGGGGAATATGGAAGATGTAATGCAGCAGATGATTCAGGGTCGACTGCAGAAAGTGAAGGAGATCAAACACACAGTACAATCAGGCAAAgaaaatgcagagagagagattagggagAGCTTGCAGGTCTTCACTGCTCTGGTGCGCTCCATTCAGAGAAGCCAGGCTGAGCTCATTGAGGTGATTGAAGAGAAGCAGAAAGCAGCAGAGAGGCGGGCTGAAGGGCTCATTAAAGAGCTGGAGCAGGAAATCACTGAGCTAAAGAGGAGAAGCACTGGGGTGAAGCAGCTCTCACTCACTGAGGACCACCTCCACCTCATCCATAGCTTCCCATCCCTGTGCACCCCTCCACCCGCCAAGGACTGGTCCGAAATCAGAGTTCAAAGTGTTGTGTACGTAGGAACAGTGAGAAGAGCTGTGAGGAGAGCTGGATCCCAGTTTGAGGAGACACTGAAGAATGAAGTGAAAAGATTATGTGAAACAGAACTTACAAGAACTCAGCAGTGTGCCGTGGATGTGACCCTTGACCCTGATACAGCTCACCCTAAACTTATCCTCTCTGACAACGGTAAACAAGTGGCCCACGGCAATACAGCGCTGAACCTCCCTGACAACCCCGAGAGGTTTTACCCTGGTATCAGTGTCCTGGGGAGGGATGGCTTCTCCTCAGGGAGGTTCTACTACGAGGTGCAGGTGAAGGGGAAGACAGAGTGGGACataggagtggggagagagtcTGTCAACAAGAAAGGAGGGAATACCCTAAACCCTGAACATGGCTACTGGACAGTAGGCCTGAGGAACAGGACTGAGTACTGGGCTCTGTCGACCCCTCCTGTCCCCCTGCCACTGGTCGATAAGCCCCAGAGGGTGGGGGTGTACGTGGACTGGGAAGGGGGGCAGGTGTCCTTTTACGATGTGGATTCCAGATCTCATATCTACTCGTTCACCGGTTACATCTTCGCAGAAAGACTCTATGCATACTTCAACCCCCGAAAGAATAACGGTGGGGTCAACTCAGCACCATTGGTGATCTCTCCTGTCAGTGACGTTACCTCCTCACCTTAA